In the genome of Pediococcus claussenii ATCC BAA-344, one region contains:
- a CDS encoding GlsB/YeaQ/YmgE family stress response membrane protein, with protein sequence MLGWLWSMIVGGIIGAIAGMITSRDLPAGIIGNIIAGLVGAWIGQSLLGTWGPVLAGMAIIPSLIGAIVLVLIVSAVFGMRKRNQG encoded by the coding sequence ATGCTTGGATGGTTATGGTCGATGATTGTTGGTGGAATTATTGGTGCGATCGCTGGGATGATTACAAGTCGCGACCTCCCAGCAGGGATTATTGGAAATATTATTGCTGGATTAGTGGGTGCTTGGATTGGTCAATCACTGCTAGGTACTTGGGGTCCTGTCTTGGCTGGTATGGCAATTATCCCTTCACTAATTGGTGCTATAGTCTTAGTTTTAATCGTTTCAGCCGTTTTCGGAATGCGTAAACGAAATCAGGGGTGA
- the amaP gene encoding alkaline shock response membrane anchor protein AmaP, with protein MNRVTKSLIGIISIIVVLQVLWFISLLIRVPKLNEFTEQILPVGAQATSITAIVFAACTLLFAICALLLITVTRTAEKDLTVKNNQGRMTVSRKAIEKMVNQAASSNADLSNIHSSIKLHSNGKQAHVYVEAISLSDRDFQAKARELQSNVNDSLQKYLGVKSKTKVHIIPRRASSENLKVT; from the coding sequence ATGAATCGAGTCACCAAATCGCTTATCGGAATTATATCGATTATTGTTGTCTTACAAGTTTTGTGGTTTATTTCTCTTCTAATTAGAGTTCCAAAGCTAAACGAATTCACCGAACAAATATTGCCGGTTGGTGCTCAAGCTACGAGTATCACTGCAATCGTTTTTGCAGCTTGTACTCTATTGTTTGCAATATGCGCTTTACTTTTAATAACAGTTACTCGTACAGCCGAAAAAGACCTTACTGTAAAAAACAATCAGGGTCGCATGACCGTTTCGCGAAAAGCGATTGAAAAAATGGTTAATCAGGCGGCATCCAGTAACGCCGACTTAAGTAATATCCATTCTTCAATTAAGCTACATAGCAACGGAAAGCAGGCCCATGTATACGTAGAAGCAATATCGTTATCCGATAGGGACTTTCAAGCCAAAGCACGAGAACTGCAGAGCAACGTCAATGATAGTTTACAAAAATATTTAGGCGTTAAAAGCAAAACGAAGGTGCATATTATTCCAAGAAGAGCATCTTCTGAAAACTTGAAAGTCACATAG